Proteins from a genomic interval of Trifolium pratense cultivar HEN17-A07 linkage group LG6, ARS_RC_1.1, whole genome shotgun sequence:
- the LOC123891692 gene encoding muscle M-line assembly protein unc-89-like, whose product MSQSSGSAQIKNKLVDAVKTRSKAKKEGTTVVVDAMPISSIPATTSKKKKSAKSSKKVSESSPSISIKSDSIKPKKKKPQSPVKRGLSMSDLYLNKDLSETANVESHDVASGKNANVESSVKSVSEKVNQENPSVEENPSSVETLGKTQNIAENVGVSNNPSVPENVTVPLNVITDASEKSQEKAVVTNAPTGVEPPSIPTDAEQDVEASKGGSSPHANTATGSLGSGSNTEASTEEEVNKESTPEDVADSEPENEAGEDSEKTTNEEQDIVDVDEVSSEEDLQPPPTQKGIGRRLRSRTTTPAPAVTTTPVVTKKAKDTTLKPVKYGPKKGWSKPIPPPEKNKGVLKRKSAPSSDSELEAEKDDSSIKPPAKKAMSAKKAMPQFVAPDIEDFPCKDILECEEIVSLINDAGLIKTVWGLGSCYEKLVREFVVNIPIGCDNPLDKEFQKVFVRGKCVTFSPSVINRFLGNSDEPHPDIDVSDNVVCRTITADKVKTWPRKKKVPAVKLTQKYAILNRIASVNWVPTTHASDIATNLGC is encoded by the exons ATGTCTCAATCCTCCGGTTCCGCTCAGATCAAAAACAAACTTGTTGATGCTGTGAAAACAAGATCAAAAGCTAAGAAGGAAGGAACAACTGTTGTGGTCGATGCGATGCCTATATCAAGTATTCCTGCAACTActtctaagaagaagaaatctgcaAAATCGTCTAAGAAAGTAAGTGAATCGTCTCCCTCAATCTCTATTAAGTCTGATTCTATTAAGcctaagaagaagaaaccccAATCTCCTGTAAAAAGGGGTTTAAGCATGTCTGATCTGTACTTAAATAAGGATCTTTCTGAAACTGCGAATGTGGAATCACATGATGTTGCCTCCGGCAAAAATGCGAATGTTGAATCGTCTGTTAAGTCTGTGTCTGAAAAGGTGAATCAAGAAAACCCTTCTGTAGAGGAAAACCCTAGTTCTGTTGAAACCCTaggaaaaacccaaaatattgCTGAGAATGTTGGTGTGAGCAATAATCCGAGTGTTCCTGAGAATGTGACAGTTCCCCTGAATGTCATAACTGATGCTTCTGAAAAATCTCAAGAAAAGGCTGTTGTAACCAATGCTCCAACCGGTGTTGAACCACCCTCTATACCAACTGATGCTGAGCAGGATGTTGAAGCATCCAAAGGAGGATCTAGCCCACATGCTAACACTGCCACTGGATCGTTGGGCAGTGGATCTAATACTGAAGCTTCCACTGAAGAGGAAGTAAACAAAGAAAGTACCCCTGAAGATGTGGCTGATTCTGAGCCAGAAAATGAAGCTGGTGAAGATTCTGAGAAAACCACCAATGAAGAGCAGGAcatagtagatgttgatgaagtCTCCTCTGAAGAAGATCTGCAACCTCCACCTACTCAGAAAGGAATTGGGAGAAGACTGAGAAGCAGGACCACTACACCTGCACCTGCTGTTACTACTACCCCTGTTGTCACCAAGAAAGCAAAGGACACCACTCTGAAGCCTGTCAAGTATGGTCCTAAGAAAGGATGGAGCAAGCCTATACCTCCTCCTGAAAAGAATAAGGGTGTGCTGAAAAGGAAGAGTGCACCATCAAGTGACTCTGAACTTGAAGCTGAAAAGGATGACTCAAGCATCAAGCCTCCTGCTAAGAAGGCTATGTCTGCTAAGAAGGCCATGCCTCAATTTGTTGCTCCTGACATTGAAGACTTCCCTT GCAAAGATATTCTGGAATGTGAAGAGATTGTAAGTTTGATCAATGATGCTGGATTGATCAAAACTGTGTGGGGCTTAGGCTCCTGCTATGAAAAGCTGGTTAGGGAGTTTGTTGTCAACATTCCTATAGGTTGTGACAATCCCTTGGATAAGGAGTTTCAGAAAGTCTTTGTTCGAGGAAAATGTGTTACTTTCTCCCCAAGTGTGATAAACAGGTTCCTGGGTAACTCTGATGAGCCACACCCTGATATAGATGTGTCTGACAATGTGGTCTGCAGAACCATCACAGCTGATAAAGTGAAAACCTGGCCCAGGAAGAAGAAGGTACCTGCTGTCAAGCTAACTCAAAAGTATGCCATCTTGAATCGCATTGCTTCTGTCAACTGGGTCCCTACTACACATGCATCCGACATTGCAACAAATCTGGGTTGCTGA
- the LOC123891693 gene encoding uncharacterized protein LOC123891693, whose protein sequence is MAGKRELVLGICAPGIVEVPPDKPPSRPVAYEIDTSDHFYTEMATPDRDELIRWAREIALKLKFAIVIGKSDNGSDKRKQYFRLDCERGGRYVSTNKKLKSDQTGTRKCGCPFRLRGYCHADKTWHLTVVNGKHNHELDKAVEGHLIVGRLKPEERQCMEEMSRNLVPPKNIMSTLKDRDPNNKTTAIIHP, encoded by the coding sequence ATGGCGGGCAAACGAGAGCTTGTGCTAGGTATCTGTGCCCCGGGAATTGTTGAGGTTCCGCCTGATAAACCTCCATCTAGACCTGTTGCATATGAGATTGATACATCAGATCATTTTTACACTGAAATGGCAACCCCTGACCGAGATGAGTTGATTAGATGGGCTCGGGAGATTGCCTTAAAGCTAAAGTTTGCAATTGTAATTGGCAAATCCGACAACGGCAGCGATAAGAGGAAGCAATATTTCAGGTTGGATTGCGAGCGGGGAGGCCGGTACGTGTCAACAAATAAGAAGCTAAAATCTGATCAAACCGGCACGAGGAAATGCGGCTGTCCATTTCGACTCCGTGGTTATTGTCATGCCGATAAAACATGGCATTTGACCGTTGTAAATGGCAAACATAACCACGAGTTGGACAAGGCAGTTGAAGGCCATCTCATTGTCGGTCGTCTCAAACCGGAAGAAAGGCAATGTATGGAGGAAATGTCAAGGAATTTGGTTCCGCCTAAGAATATAATGTCCACATTGAAAGATAGGGATCCAAACAACAAGACAACGGCAATAATCCATCCCTGA
- the LOC123891694 gene encoding uncharacterized protein LOC123891694 yields the protein MEENVGRGRHGKPSNANASARRELAANRPAKRGRSKQQGPIPARGTHDAEAGGSRTRTRSRLGQAQNAAEDDDFDADQFLNQDVEYGEPEEPQPDEPQIEEPQQPPRRRPQQRPRQPRRDAANEGYGGGPSDMSLLTQYGNHRAVPIWDAEPDDHEVLKRTLHCQASGKKVMDIVKPPRSERWFWDPIEASGLEPLTRVNFSVLDYGVIWAFVERWHPETSTFHLPLGELGITLDNVQCLLHLPIQGKFLNHTKMSRGEGADMVSSYLGVEREDIDKAFAETNGVHLKHTTLQTLYTTNQTSAERAIAENKPAHVVRLYRERSQQEQLLRGCCVFAVLSRFVMRS from the exons ATGGAAGAAAATGTTGGGAGAGGTAGACATGGCAAGCCAAGCAATGCAAATGCTTCCGCTCGTAGAGAGCTTGCTGCAAATCGCCCTGCCAAACGAGGTCGTAGTAAGCAGCAAGGACCAATTCCGGCGCGAGGGACACATGATGCTGAGGCGGGTGGTTCGCGTACGCGTACACGGTCACGTTTAGGCCAAGCACAAAATGCTGCTGAGGATGATGATTTTGACGCGGATCAATTTCTAAATCAGGATGTCGAGTATGGCGAACCTGAAGAACCGCAACCTGATGAACCGCAAATTGAAGAACCGCAACAACCACCACGACGGAGACCGCAACAGCGACCACGGCAACCACGACGAGATGCAGCAAATGAGGGTTATGGAGGAGGACCAAGTGATATGTCATTATTAACACAATACGGAAATCATAGGGCGGTTCCGATATGGGATGCAGAACCAGATGATCACGAG GTTTTAAAGAGGACTCTGCATTGCCAAGCTAGCGGGAAAAAGGTTATGGACATCGTCAAACCGCCTCGTAGTGAGAGGTGGTTTTGGGATCCAATAGAAGCATCGGGATTGGAGCCGCTTACCCGTGTCAATTTTAGCGTACTTGACTATGGGGTTATATGGGCATTTGTTGAAAGATGGCATCCGGAAACAAGTACTTTCCACCTTCCGTTAGGTGAGCTCGGCATCACATTGGACAATGTACAATGTCTGTTACATCTTCCAATCCAAGGAAAGTTTTTGAACCATACGAAGATGTCAAGGGGAGAAGGGGCTGACATGGTTAGTTCATATCTAGGAGTTGAGCGAGAGGATATTGATAAAGCATTTGCCGAAACCAACGGGGTACATTTGAAGCATACTACCCTGCAAACTCTATACACAACAAACCAGACGTCTGCTGAAAGAGCGATTGCTGAAAATAAGCCGGCGCATGTTGTTAGGCTTTACAGGGAGAGGAGC CAACAAGAGCAGTTACTACGCGGATGTTGTGTATTTGCAGTACTTTCAAGATTTGTCATGCGTTCATGA